The proteins below are encoded in one region of Streptomyces spinoverrucosus:
- a CDS encoding urease accessory protein UreF has product MSRAALLVLADGRFPAGGHAHSGGAEAAVKAGRVTDAASLEDFCRGRLHTAGLVSAALAAAAALGVDPGELDAAADARTPSPALRLAARRLGRQLLRAARATWPSAELDDVAREFPKGAHQPVVLGVVARAAGLGAADAAYCAAYESVSGPASATVRLLSLDPFDATGVLARLASEVDRVADRAVEVARAVVDEGVDALPAASGPLLEIGAEVHAGWGVRLFAS; this is encoded by the coding sequence ATGTCACGAGCGGCGCTTCTCGTCCTGGCCGACGGCCGGTTTCCCGCCGGAGGGCACGCGCACTCCGGCGGGGCCGAGGCCGCGGTGAAGGCGGGGCGGGTCACGGACGCGGCGAGCCTGGAGGACTTCTGCCGGGGCCGGTTGCACACGGCGGGTCTGGTGTCGGCCGCCCTCGCCGCGGCGGCGGCGCTCGGCGTCGATCCTGGGGAGCTGGACGCGGCGGCCGATGCGCGGACGCCGTCTCCGGCGCTGCGGCTCGCGGCGCGCAGGCTGGGGCGGCAGTTGCTGCGGGCCGCGCGGGCCACCTGGCCGTCGGCTGAACTGGACGACGTGGCACGGGAGTTCCCCAAGGGGGCGCATCAGCCGGTGGTGCTCGGGGTCGTGGCGCGTGCGGCGGGGCTGGGGGCTGCCGATGCCGCTTACTGTGCGGCGTACGAGAGTGTGAGTGGGCCGGCCAGTGCGACGGTGCGGTTGCTGAGTCTGGATCCGTTCGACGCGACGGGGGTGCTGGCGCGGCTGGCGTCGGAGGTGGATCGGGTCGCGGATCGGGCGGTGGAGGTGGCGCGGGCGGTTGTCGACGAGGGGGTTGACGCTTTGCCCGCGGCTTCTGGGCCCTTGCTGGAGATCGGGGCGGAGGTGCATGCCGGGTGGGGGGTGCGGTTGTTCGCGTCCTGA
- a CDS encoding urease accessory protein UreD codes for MSATTTGVRATARILARPDGRGATALPVLAGEGPLAPRRTRGSADEARVMLVGAMSGPLGGDHFTVEAGVEDGARLHLGSAAATLALPGQAKGEARYDVRLTVADGGELHWLPEQLIAAYGSELRVHTRADLGPTARLVLREEQVLGRAGEEPGRLTSRLSVRIAGRTVLDQELSCGPGAPGGWDGPAGLGGHRAVGQLVVVRPEFAERPVPARVLGEGAAVMPLAGPAALVTVVARDALRLRRLLDEALASFA; via the coding sequence ATGAGCGCGACGACCACCGGGGTACGCGCCACCGCCCGCATCCTCGCCCGCCCCGACGGACGTGGCGCCACGGCCCTGCCCGTCCTGGCGGGGGAGGGCCCGCTGGCGCCGCGCCGGACGCGCGGGAGCGCCGACGAGGCCCGGGTGATGCTGGTCGGCGCGATGAGCGGCCCCCTCGGCGGCGACCACTTCACGGTCGAGGCCGGGGTGGAGGACGGGGCCCGGCTGCACCTCGGATCGGCCGCCGCCACCCTCGCGCTGCCCGGCCAGGCGAAGGGCGAGGCCCGCTACGACGTCCGTCTCACCGTGGCCGACGGCGGCGAACTGCACTGGCTGCCCGAGCAGTTGATCGCCGCGTACGGCAGCGAGCTGCGGGTGCACACCCGGGCCGACCTCGGACCGACCGCGCGTCTCGTCCTGCGCGAGGAGCAGGTGCTCGGCCGGGCCGGTGAGGAACCGGGGCGGCTCACCAGCCGTCTGTCCGTACGGATCGCCGGACGGACCGTCCTCGACCAGGAACTGTCCTGCGGCCCGGGCGCGCCGGGCGGCTGGGACGGTCCCGCCGGGCTCGGCGGCCACCGTGCCGTCGGTCAACTGGTCGTAGTGCGCCCGGAGTTCGCGGAGCGGCCGGTGCCGGCGCGAGTACTCGGGGAAGGTGCCGCGGTCATGCCGCTGGCCGGGCCCGCGGCGCTGGTGACCGTTGTCGCGCGGGACGCGCTGCGCCTGCGGCGGCTGCTGGACGAGGCGTTGGCCTCGTTCGCGTAA
- the ureG gene encoding urease accessory protein UreG — translation MHLDHSHRDTPAVSACAHRPDGRRRALRVGLGGPVGSGKTATVAALCRVLRDELSLAVVTNDIYTREDAEFLLREAVLPPERITAVETGACPHTAIRDDISANLEAVEDLEDEVGPLDLILVESGGDNLTATFSKGLVDAQIFVIDVAGGDDIPRKGGPGVTTADLLVVNKTDLAPYVGSDLARMAADAKAQRAELPVVFQSLRGESGVRDVADWVRAQLAAWTA, via the coding sequence ATGCACCTTGACCATTCCCACCGCGACACCCCCGCCGTCAGCGCCTGCGCCCACCGTCCCGACGGTCGGCGTCGGGCTTTGCGGGTGGGGCTCGGGGGGCCCGTGGGGTCCGGGAAGACCGCCACCGTCGCCGCGCTCTGCCGGGTCCTGCGCGACGAGCTGTCGCTGGCCGTCGTCACCAACGACATCTACACGCGCGAGGACGCCGAGTTCCTGTTGCGGGAGGCCGTGCTGCCGCCGGAGCGGATCACCGCCGTGGAGACCGGGGCCTGCCCGCACACCGCGATCCGGGACGACATCTCCGCCAACCTCGAAGCGGTCGAGGACCTGGAGGACGAGGTCGGGCCGCTGGACCTGATCCTGGTCGAGTCCGGCGGGGACAACCTCACCGCCACCTTCTCCAAGGGCCTCGTCGACGCGCAGATCTTCGTCATCGACGTGGCCGGCGGAGACGACATCCCGCGCAAGGGCGGACCCGGCGTCACCACCGCCGACCTGCTCGTCGTCAACAAGACCGACCTCGCCCCGTACGTCGGCTCCGACCTCGCCCGGATGGCCGCCGACGCCAAGGCCCAGCGGGCCGAACTGCCCGTCGTCTTCCAGTCGCTGCGCGGCGAGAGCGGCGTGCGGGACGTGGCCGACTGGGTGCGTGCGCAGCTCGCCGCGTGGACGGCATGA